The genomic window GCTCTGACTTCCAAGATCGATATCAATGTGATTATCCGTCCGAGAGGCGGTGATTTCTTGTATACGGAAGCCGAGGTACAATCCATGCTATTGGATATAGAACTGTGCAAGGAGCTAAAAGTGCATGGCGTCGTTTTCGGCTGTCTTACGAAAGACGGGGATATCGATGTACCCTTGATGCGGCGCTTGATCGAGGCGGCAAAACCTCTGTCCGTAACTTGTCATCGTGCTTTCGATGTTTGCCGGGACCCATTCACTGCGTTGGAGCAGCTAATCGAGTTGGGATGCGACCGTATCTTGACCTCCGGCCAGCAATCGGATGCCGTGAAAGGAATCCCCTTGATCGCCGAGCTGGTGAAACGTGCGGACGGACGGATCATCATCATGCCGGGATGTGGCGTACGTGAGAATAATATCGGGAAAATAGAGGCGGAGACAGGAGCGAAAGAGTTTCATACGTCCGCCCGAAGTATCGTATATAGTAAAATGGAATACCGCAATGAGAATGTCCCGATGGGAAGCAGTATCGTGTCCTCCGAATTCGAGACGGTGCAAACGGATCGGGAGAAGGTAAAAGCATATATTTAAGTGCTGGTATAGGCGTGAGCCTGTGTCGGTATTGGTGTAGCCCTACGCCTATACCGGCATCGCCTCATGCCTATACCGGCGTGGGGCGATACCAATACTCGTATGCGGGTGAAATGTTTTTTCTTCCCAAAAAGATTGTTTATCTTTGCGCCTCCATTAGATAAAAGATGCTAAATGTAACAGTGAATAATCGTTTTGGGTTT from Parabacteroides distasonis ATCC 8503 includes these protein-coding regions:
- a CDS encoding copper homeostasis protein CutC; translated protein: MKRIIEICANSAQSCVEAEAGGATRVELCAGIPEGGTTPSYGEIKTAKALTSKIDINVIIRPRGGDFLYTEAEVQSMLLDIELCKELKVHGVVFGCLTKDGDIDVPLMRRLIEAAKPLSVTCHRAFDVCRDPFTALEQLIELGCDRILTSGQQSDAVKGIPLIAELVKRADGRIIIMPGCGVRENNIGKIEAETGAKEFHTSARSIVYSKMEYRNENVPMGSSIVSSEFETVQTDREKVKAYI